One Bradyrhizobium sp. ISRA464 genomic window carries:
- the lexA gene encoding transcriptional repressor LexA, with protein MLTRKQYELLRFINERLKEAGVPPSFDEMKDALDLRSKSGIHRLITALEERGFIRRLPNRARAIEVIKLPELSAGGGNGRRGFTPSVIEGTLGKRSSTPQIAEDDGNRPVAVPVMGRIAAGTPIEALQTRSHTISVPPDMLGAGEHYALEVRGDSMVDAGILDGDMALIQRNDTANTGDIVVALIDEEEATLKRFRRRGASIALEPANTAYEVRILPPNRVRIQGKLIGLYRKY; from the coding sequence ATGCTCACGCGCAAACAGTACGAACTTCTGCGTTTCATCAATGAACGTCTGAAGGAGGCCGGCGTCCCGCCCTCTTTCGACGAGATGAAGGATGCGCTCGACCTGCGCTCGAAGTCCGGTATCCACCGCCTCATTACAGCACTGGAGGAGCGCGGCTTCATCCGCCGCCTGCCGAACCGCGCCCGCGCCATCGAGGTGATCAAGCTTCCCGAACTCTCGGCCGGCGGCGGCAACGGCCGCCGCGGCTTCACCCCCAGTGTTATCGAGGGCACGCTCGGCAAGCGCTCCAGCACGCCGCAGATCGCCGAGGATGACGGCAACCGGCCGGTCGCCGTCCCTGTCATGGGCCGGATCGCGGCCGGTACGCCGATCGAGGCGCTGCAGACCCGCAGCCACACCATCAGCGTGCCGCCGGACATGCTCGGCGCCGGCGAACATTATGCGCTGGAGGTGCGCGGCGACTCCATGGTCGACGCCGGCATCCTCGACGGCGACATGGCGCTGATCCAGCGCAACGACACCGCCAACACCGGCGACATCGTGGTGGCGCTGATCGACGAGGAGGAAGCGACGCTGAAGCGCTTCCGCCGCCGCGGCGCGTCGATCGCGCTCGAGCCTGCCAATACCGCCTATGAAGTGCGCATCCTGCCGCCAAACCGCGTACGGATCCAGGGCAAGCTGATCGGGCTCTATCGCAAATACTGA
- a CDS encoding cation transporter has translation MKTTIFKIDGMNCDACANTIKDRVEKEPGVRMASVSFADRQARVLFDPQAVQEDRLVKVIQGDRFRVVSREPADGSAH, from the coding sequence ATGAAAACGACCATCTTCAAAATCGACGGCATGAACTGCGACGCATGCGCAAACACCATCAAGGACCGCGTCGAAAAGGAACCAGGCGTTCGCATGGCATCGGTCTCGTTCGCCGACCGGCAGGCGCGTGTCCTCTTTGATCCCCAAGCCGTTCAGGAAGACCGCCTTGTGAAAGTGATCCAGGGGGACCGATTTAGGGTCGTGTCCCGCGAGCCTGCCGACGGAAGTGCCCACTGA
- a CDS encoding thioredoxin family protein — translation MKIELFYAPGCTKCADDKDALRATAIELVPGLVWRELNVLDQLDYAVEVGVITLPSIVIDGDVVFASLPTCGQLRRELVRRINKRA, via the coding sequence ATGAAGATCGAACTATTCTACGCACCCGGCTGCACGAAGTGCGCTGACGACAAGGATGCGCTAAGGGCGACGGCGATCGAGCTGGTTCCCGGTCTTGTTTGGCGCGAGCTAAATGTACTCGACCAATTGGACTATGCGGTTGAAGTCGGCGTGATCACGCTTCCATCGATTGTAATCGATGGCGATGTCGTCTTTGCCTCGTTGCCCACGTGCGGACAATTGCGCCGCGAACTGGTTAGACGAATCAACAAGAGAGCCTGA
- a CDS encoding ComEC/Rec2 family competence protein has product MAEQGTTPGGKRGYAGTWPPRAAVPTGGYIPVRFSIWPPFVGTLRQWARAEAGAGRLLPWVPVAFGTGIALYFSAEHEPVLWVAASVAIALCALAFLLRRQRLFPAIVMVAAVAAGFATATWRTAHVAHTVLARPMFSVALTGFVETRDIREKTDRFVLRVVSMESPRDATRLDRVRLSVKKGTAPEVGSFVALKARLLPPLGPQRPGSYDFGRDLYFQGIGASGFVMGAVKTTEPPASGGFALRYAAFMQGLRDAIDARIRTTLDGDQRAIATALLTGRRDAITTPVNDAMFISGLGHLLSISGYHMAVVAGVVFFAVRALLALFPALTAGDPIKKWAAAAALVAAAFYLMLSGAEVATQRSFFMTAVVLIAVIVDRRAITFRTLAVAALIVLVIAPEALVHPSFQMSFAATLGLVALVQIGMPSLLASPDHSVTARVALWGGREIAMLVLASLVAGLATTPYAAFHFHRVTPYGLLANLAAMPVVSAVVMPAGLLGLAAMPFGFDGVFWAIMGVGIDWMIVVTQWVAAPPGAVGRMAAFGTGPLIVASAGLVLLGLLRTPLRWSGAALLAVALIWAVRVPQSDVLVAADGRNVAVRGGDGRLHLMRSGKDAFLIKEWLAADADARTAADASLADGVSCDENGCVTQGAGGMLVSLAMRPAALADDCERAALIVTARPAPQGCAASVIDAERLRRRHGALVLRRTRDGFAVDAVRPGGIDRPWTPAVPGDTESETALRLPGRAPRPAVDATPAEADLQGDD; this is encoded by the coding sequence ATGGCGGAGCAGGGCACGACGCCGGGCGGCAAACGCGGCTACGCGGGGACGTGGCCGCCGCGCGCGGCCGTCCCGACCGGCGGTTACATCCCGGTGCGCTTCAGCATCTGGCCGCCTTTCGTCGGGACATTGCGGCAGTGGGCCCGCGCCGAGGCCGGCGCCGGGCGGCTGTTGCCCTGGGTGCCTGTGGCGTTCGGCACCGGCATCGCGCTGTATTTCTCGGCCGAACACGAGCCGGTGCTGTGGGTCGCGGCGTCGGTCGCGATCGCACTGTGTGCTCTGGCGTTCCTGCTGCGGCGACAGCGGCTGTTTCCCGCGATCGTGATGGTGGCGGCGGTGGCTGCGGGCTTTGCCACCGCGACGTGGAGGACGGCGCACGTCGCGCACACCGTGCTGGCCCGGCCGATGTTCTCGGTAGCGCTGACCGGCTTCGTCGAGACCCGCGACATCCGCGAGAAGACCGACCGTTTCGTGCTGCGCGTCGTCTCGATGGAGAGCCCGCGCGACGCGACCAGGCTCGATCGCGTGCGGCTCTCGGTCAAGAAGGGCACCGCGCCCGAAGTCGGCAGCTTCGTCGCGTTGAAGGCGCGGCTGCTGCCGCCGCTCGGGCCGCAGCGCCCGGGCTCCTATGATTTCGGCCGTGACCTCTATTTCCAGGGCATCGGCGCCTCCGGCTTCGTGATGGGCGCCGTCAAGACGACGGAGCCGCCGGCGAGCGGCGGGTTCGCGCTGCGGTACGCCGCCTTCATGCAGGGCCTGCGCGACGCCATCGATGCGCGGATCCGCACCACGCTCGACGGCGACCAGCGCGCGATCGCGACTGCGCTGCTCACCGGCCGGCGCGATGCGATCACGACGCCGGTCAACGATGCGATGTTCATCTCGGGGCTTGGCCACCTGCTGTCGATCTCCGGCTACCACATGGCCGTCGTCGCGGGCGTGGTGTTCTTCGCGGTGCGTGCGCTGCTCGCGCTGTTCCCGGCGCTGACGGCGGGGGATCCGATCAAGAAATGGGCGGCCGCCGCAGCCCTCGTCGCCGCCGCCTTCTATCTCATGCTGTCGGGGGCCGAGGTTGCGACCCAGCGATCCTTTTTCATGACGGCGGTGGTGCTGATCGCTGTGATCGTCGATCGCCGCGCGATCACGTTCCGCACGCTGGCGGTGGCTGCGCTGATCGTGCTCGTGATCGCGCCGGAAGCGCTGGTGCATCCGAGCTTCCAGATGTCGTTCGCGGCTACCCTCGGGCTGGTGGCGCTGGTGCAGATCGGGATGCCGAGCCTGTTGGCCTCGCCTGATCACTCGGTGACGGCGCGGGTGGCGCTGTGGGGCGGGCGCGAGATCGCCATGCTGGTGTTGGCCTCGCTGGTGGCGGGGCTCGCCACGACGCCCTACGCCGCGTTCCACTTCCACCGCGTCACGCCCTACGGGCTGCTCGCCAATCTCGCGGCGATGCCGGTGGTGTCGGCGGTGGTGATGCCGGCGGGCCTGCTGGGGCTCGCCGCGATGCCGTTCGGGTTCGACGGCGTGTTCTGGGCGATCATGGGCGTTGGCATCGACTGGATGATCGTGGTGACGCAATGGGTCGCCGCCCCGCCGGGCGCGGTCGGGCGCATGGCGGCGTTCGGCACCGGGCCGCTGATCGTGGCGAGCGCCGGCCTCGTCCTGCTCGGGTTGTTGCGCACGCCGTTGCGCTGGTCGGGCGCGGCGCTGCTTGCGGTGGCGCTGATCTGGGCGGTGCGGGTGCCGCAGTCGGACGTGCTGGTCGCGGCCGACGGCCGCAATGTGGCGGTCCGCGGCGGCGACGGGCGGCTGCATCTGATGCGGAGCGGCAAGGACGCCTTCCTGATCAAGGAGTGGCTGGCGGCGGACGCCGACGCGCGGACGGCGGCCGACGCCTCGCTCGCGGACGGCGTCTCCTGCGACGAGAACGGCTGCGTGACCCAGGGCGCGGGCGGCATGCTCGTTTCGCTGGCGATGCGGCCCGCGGCGCTGGCCGACGATTGCGAGCGTGCGGCGCTGATCGTGACGGCACGGCCGGCGCCGCAGGGCTGCGCGGCCTCGGTGATCGATGCCGAACGGCTGCGGCGGCGCCACGGCGCGCTGGTGCTGCGCCGCACCCGCGATGGCTTTGCCGTCGATGCGGTCAGGCCCGGCGGGATCGACCGGCCATGGACGCCGGCGGTTCCCGGCGACACCGAGAGCGAGACCGCGCTGCGCCTGCCCGGCCGCGCGCCGCGCCCGGCGGTGGATGCGACCCCGGCGGAGGCCGATCTGCAGGGCGACGATTAG
- a CDS encoding heavy metal-responsive transcriptional regulator — MITIGKLAGLTSVSNDTLRYYEEEGLISPAGKSPAGYRLYDRDSARRIHFIKHAQQCGFTLAEIRDLLDLRSRDKACCGDVRTRAIEKKLQIEGRIRAMKAMSKALDQLISECANEKRPVKECTIIAALEQANGSERVQ; from the coding sequence ATGATTACGATCGGCAAATTGGCCGGCCTGACGAGCGTCAGTAACGACACCCTCCGCTACTACGAGGAGGAGGGCCTCATCAGCCCGGCCGGCAAAAGCCCTGCTGGATACCGGCTGTACGACCGAGATTCCGCCCGGCGCATCCACTTCATCAAGCACGCCCAGCAGTGCGGGTTCACGCTGGCCGAAATCCGGGATCTCCTCGACCTGCGCAGTCGCGACAAGGCCTGTTGCGGGGACGTTCGCACGCGAGCCATCGAGAAGAAGTTGCAGATCGAAGGCAGGATCCGAGCGATGAAAGCGATGTCGAAGGCCCTCGATCAACTGATCTCTGAGTGTGCGAACGAGAAGCGGCCGGTCAAAGAATGCACGATCATCGCCGCGCTGGAGCAAGCCAACGGTTCGGAAAGGGTGCAGTGA
- a CDS encoding cation-translocating P-type ATPase has product MTVATGTASTFTPWSDEPSTRPSRRKIRARIGGLHCSLCTGTIEKALGHMPGVDKVAVSLTHEQALVEYDPAIARPEEFLQTLRDIGYTISDPRKLRAFEEEERDLVHEARRFVLAVVLSVASIPIIANQSVGWIGFLPALVCLSLGAFVFLVLRSTGFWVATASFIGLAVMALTLLYLNLRGYLVSAAPWLTGALALALVFGVGRHILHMAVQALRRGILNQHVLLEIGAFAGIAGGIIGLVLKRPDYPTAPFFAVSVMVGTYHIFSEWLSLIVKTRSSQAVKRLLDLQPETARVVRNGKEVELPIEGVLIGDLVRVRPGERIPADGTVQSGRSGVDQSLVTGESIPVGKAEGDSVIGGSINGTGTLLVRVTAIGEGSFLSQVIRHVEDARALKPGILHLVDRVLRVYTPTVLGTAALAVVGWLIWSWLAGGHLDIERAVFAGLSVLVMGYPCAVGISAPLSIVRGAGQAAERGILMRTGEAFQGFRLVQRIVLDKTGTLTEGRPVLRAATALGLAESELLALAAAAEASSEHPLAQAVVTAAFERGVTPPDVESFEALPGKGVVARIGGSEVTVGNPRFLADEEVDLSQLLTRIAALEATGLTVVGVARDGRALGIIALGDTLRADAVEAIRSLHRAGLRTALVTGDNERAARWVAREVGIDEVHAGILPQDKATIVRKLQGTGRVGMVGDGVNDAPALMQADVGIAMGGGTDIAIEAADIIILSNRLSALVEAREISGRSYRKMVQNVTLAFLFNGIGIPIAATGLINPVWAMIAMAVSVTAIFCNSLWGTPRLFFDAIRSVGQPIVNVPVPQSL; this is encoded by the coding sequence ATGACCGTCGCGACTGGAACAGCTTCCACCTTCACGCCATGGAGCGACGAGCCTTCAACGAGACCAAGCCGACGGAAGATTCGCGCGCGGATTGGCGGACTGCACTGCTCCCTGTGCACCGGCACGATCGAGAAGGCGCTGGGCCACATGCCCGGTGTGGACAAGGTGGCCGTAAGCCTGACGCACGAGCAAGCGCTCGTCGAATACGATCCGGCCATCGCCCGCCCCGAGGAGTTCCTGCAGACGCTGCGTGACATCGGCTACACGATCTCCGATCCTCGCAAGCTCAGAGCCTTTGAGGAAGAAGAGCGGGACCTGGTACACGAGGCACGACGTTTTGTGCTGGCGGTGGTGCTGAGCGTCGCGTCGATCCCGATCATTGCCAATCAGTCCGTCGGCTGGATCGGCTTCCTTCCGGCACTGGTGTGCCTGAGCCTTGGCGCTTTTGTTTTCCTGGTCCTGAGGTCGACCGGCTTCTGGGTGGCAACAGCGAGCTTCATCGGCCTCGCGGTGATGGCGTTGACGCTGCTGTATCTCAACTTGCGCGGCTATCTGGTCAGCGCCGCTCCATGGTTGACCGGCGCCCTCGCTCTGGCGCTGGTCTTCGGGGTCGGGAGGCACATTCTTCACATGGCCGTTCAGGCGCTTCGCCGGGGCATTCTCAATCAGCATGTGCTGCTGGAGATCGGCGCGTTCGCGGGCATTGCGGGCGGCATCATCGGCCTCGTGCTCAAGCGGCCAGACTACCCGACGGCACCGTTCTTTGCCGTCTCGGTGATGGTCGGCACCTATCACATTTTTTCGGAATGGCTGTCGCTCATCGTGAAGACGCGCAGCTCCCAGGCCGTCAAGCGGCTCCTTGATTTGCAGCCGGAGACCGCTCGCGTCGTCCGCAACGGCAAGGAGGTCGAATTGCCGATCGAGGGGGTCCTCATCGGTGACCTCGTGCGTGTTCGGCCGGGCGAGCGCATCCCTGCTGACGGCACCGTTCAGAGCGGCCGTTCCGGCGTCGACCAATCGCTCGTCACCGGCGAGTCAATCCCGGTCGGAAAGGCCGAGGGCGATTCAGTCATCGGAGGCTCGATCAACGGAACCGGCACGCTGCTGGTGCGAGTGACCGCGATCGGCGAAGGTAGCTTTCTCAGCCAGGTTATCCGGCATGTCGAAGATGCGCGGGCGCTGAAGCCGGGGATCTTGCATCTCGTTGACCGGGTGCTGCGCGTCTATACGCCCACGGTCCTTGGGACTGCCGCACTTGCTGTAGTCGGCTGGCTGATCTGGTCTTGGCTCGCCGGCGGACATCTGGATATTGAGCGAGCGGTCTTCGCTGGTCTGAGCGTGCTGGTGATGGGCTACCCCTGCGCGGTCGGCATCTCCGCCCCGCTCTCGATCGTGCGTGGAGCAGGTCAGGCTGCGGAGCGTGGCATCCTGATGCGCACCGGCGAGGCGTTCCAAGGCTTCCGCCTTGTACAGCGGATCGTACTCGACAAGACCGGTACGTTGACGGAAGGGCGTCCAGTGTTGCGAGCGGCCACAGCCCTTGGCCTGGCCGAATCCGAACTGCTCGCCCTGGCGGCCGCCGCCGAGGCCTCTTCAGAGCATCCTCTCGCGCAGGCCGTCGTGACGGCTGCTTTTGAGCGCGGCGTGACACCCCCGGATGTCGAAAGCTTCGAGGCCTTGCCGGGCAAAGGCGTCGTTGCCCGGATCGGCGGTAGCGAGGTTACGGTCGGCAATCCGCGTTTCCTCGCCGATGAAGAGGTCGATCTCAGCCAGTTGCTGACACGCATCGCGGCTCTCGAGGCCACTGGGCTCACGGTGGTCGGCGTAGCGAGAGACGGACGAGCCCTGGGTATCATTGCGCTCGGTGACACGCTCCGAGCCGATGCCGTCGAGGCCATCCGCAGCTTGCATCGTGCGGGCCTCCGGACCGCGCTCGTGACCGGCGACAATGAGCGCGCGGCTCGATGGGTCGCTCGCGAGGTCGGCATCGATGAGGTTCATGCCGGCATATTGCCGCAGGACAAGGCCACGATCGTGCGCAAGCTTCAAGGTACAGGCCGGGTCGGCATGGTTGGCGATGGCGTCAATGATGCCCCTGCGCTCATGCAGGCCGATGTAGGTATCGCAATGGGCGGCGGAACCGACATTGCGATCGAAGCGGCCGACATCATCATCCTCTCGAATCGGTTGAGTGCGCTCGTGGAGGCCCGCGAAATCAGTGGCCGCAGCTACCGCAAGATGGTCCAGAACGTCACGCTCGCGTTCCTCTTCAATGGCATTGGGATCCCCATCGCGGCGACCGGCCTGATCAACCCGGTCTGGGCAATGATCGCGATGGCGGTTAGCGTCACGGCGATCTTCTGCAATTCCCTTTGGGGAACTCCGCGTCTGTTCTTCGATGCAATCCGTAGCGTCGGTCAGCCGATCGTGAATGTTCCGGTGCCGCAATCGCTCTAA
- the glp gene encoding gephyrin-like molybdotransferase Glp yields the protein MALMPVADALSAILAGAEPLPEETVALDAAYHRTLARDVAARRTQPPQAMSAMDGYAVRAADASDLSARLKVIGEVAAGRPFERTVGAGEAVRIFTGGVIPDGADAVIIQEDTKADGDHITITEAAAKGRHIRSAGVDFHAGDVLLAAGSRLSDRALSLAAAMNYPELAVRRRPKVAVLATGDELVMPGSRPGPGQIVYSNGYALRALARAEGAETVDLGIAADTVAATTAGIRQAREADADILITTGGASVGDHDLVKQSLEAEGVRMAFWRIAMRPGKPMMHGRLGTMRVIGLPGNPVSSYVCAFLFLVPLIRALSGRKVIHHVRDSALLGRDLAANDQREDYLRARLEERDDGKLIATPVTQQDSSLLGNLAAARALVIRPPFAPAAVKGEACEILTLPE from the coding sequence GTGGCCCTGATGCCGGTTGCCGATGCCCTGTCAGCCATTCTCGCCGGCGCCGAACCGCTGCCGGAGGAGACGGTCGCGCTCGATGCCGCCTACCACCGCACGCTGGCGCGCGACGTCGCGGCGCGGCGCACGCAGCCGCCGCAGGCCATGTCGGCGATGGACGGCTATGCGGTGCGCGCGGCCGATGCGTCCGACCTGTCGGCCAGGCTGAAGGTGATTGGCGAAGTCGCCGCCGGCCGCCCGTTCGAGCGGACGGTCGGCGCGGGCGAAGCGGTGCGGATCTTCACCGGCGGCGTGATCCCTGACGGCGCGGACGCCGTCATTATCCAGGAAGACACCAAGGCTGACGGCGACCACATCACGATCACCGAGGCCGCCGCGAAGGGACGGCACATCCGCTCCGCTGGCGTCGACTTCCACGCGGGCGACGTGCTGCTTGCGGCCGGCAGCCGCCTCTCCGACCGCGCGCTCTCGCTCGCCGCGGCCATGAACTATCCGGAACTCGCCGTGCGCCGCCGTCCGAAGGTCGCGGTGCTGGCGACCGGCGACGAGCTGGTGATGCCGGGCTCCCGCCCCGGCCCCGGCCAGATTGTCTATTCCAACGGCTACGCGCTGCGGGCCCTGGCCCGCGCGGAGGGCGCGGAGACCGTCGACCTCGGCATCGCCGCCGATACGGTGGCGGCCACCACGGCCGGCATCCGCCAGGCGCGGGAGGCGGACGCCGACATCCTGATCACCACCGGCGGCGCCTCGGTCGGCGATCATGATCTCGTCAAGCAGTCGCTGGAGGCGGAGGGCGTCCGGATGGCGTTCTGGCGGATCGCGATGCGGCCGGGCAAGCCGATGATGCATGGCCGGCTGGGAACAATGCGGGTGATCGGCCTGCCCGGAAATCCGGTGTCGTCCTATGTCTGCGCCTTCCTGTTTCTGGTGCCGTTGATTCGCGCCCTGAGCGGCCGAAAAGTGATTCATCATGTCCGCGACAGCGCCCTGCTTGGCCGTGACCTCGCCGCCAACGATCAGCGCGAGGACTATCTCCGTGCGCGGCTCGAAGAGCGCGACGACGGCAAGCTGATCGCGACACCCGTCACCCAGCAGGACAGCTCGCTGTTGGGGAATCTTGCTGCGGCACGGGCACTTGTGATCCGTCCGCCGTTCGCGCCGGCGGCCGTCAAAGGCGAGGCGTGCGAGATCCTGACACTGCCTGAGTGA
- a CDS encoding cytochrome c biogenesis protein CcdA — protein sequence MDMDTLSQAVEHASLLALGVAFIAGLVFSFNPVALASIPVSLAYVTRARSAQQSALFAVAFTAAMILAQVALGFVAGLGGSWAAHLIGRQWGLLLGPVLIVLGLMWPGWVRLRLPWFAPRAKRPTTAWGAFALGIVFAVAVCPVCTPALVILLGAAAAIASPLFGAALLLAFSVGRAIPIALGAWAAGWLENLSVLSNYHKSFEIAGAVTLIASGLYMLNAYYFWIPSLAI from the coding sequence ATGGACATGGATACGCTCAGCCAGGCCGTCGAACACGCGAGTTTGCTGGCGCTCGGCGTCGCCTTCATCGCTGGTCTTGTCTTCAGCTTCAATCCAGTAGCGCTCGCGTCAATTCCGGTTTCACTCGCCTATGTCACGCGAGCGCGGAGCGCACAACAGTCGGCGCTCTTCGCTGTTGCTTTCACAGCAGCCATGATCCTTGCCCAGGTCGCCCTCGGCTTTGTCGCCGGTCTTGGCGGAAGTTGGGCCGCACACTTGATCGGACGCCAATGGGGACTCTTGCTTGGGCCAGTTCTCATTGTCCTGGGTCTCATGTGGCCTGGGTGGGTTCGCTTGCGTTTGCCATGGTTTGCGCCGCGCGCGAAACGTCCGACGACTGCGTGGGGAGCGTTCGCGCTCGGGATTGTCTTTGCAGTCGCGGTCTGTCCGGTCTGCACGCCCGCACTGGTTATTTTGCTCGGTGCAGCGGCGGCAATCGCATCGCCGCTCTTCGGTGCGGCGCTGTTGCTCGCGTTCTCAGTTGGTCGCGCAATTCCGATTGCGTTGGGAGCATGGGCCGCTGGATGGTTGGAAAACCTCAGCGTACTCAGCAACTATCATAAGAGCTTTGAGATTGCGGGCGCCGTCACGCTGATCGCGTCCGGGCTCTACATGCTGAATGCGTACTACTTCTGGATCCCCTCCCTCGCGATCTAA
- the glnA gene encoding type I glutamate--ammonia ligase — protein sequence MFPKCATAEDLVKAITDEKVQMIDLRFTDLPGVWQHFSVPPSAASFDALSEGIGFDGSSIRGFQEIQESDMLVVPDPTTAFLDPYSPASTLVLICNIRDPVTGQSYSRDARYIAQKAETHLKATGHADTSYFGPEAEFFVFDSVRYAQGINYAFHEIDSSEGSWNTGTEEAPNLGHKPRPKEGYFPVPPTDSMQALRTEMVLTMEQLGIQIEAHHHEVATGGQNEIDMSFATLTRMADSLMIYKYVVKNTARRNGMTATFMPKPLFEDNASGMHVHQSLWKGETNLFYDRGDYAELSQLARHYIGGLLTHAWALCGLCAPTTNSYRRLVPGYEAPINLVYSQRNRSACCRIPMYSPNPKAKRVEFRSPDPSCNPYLAFAAMLMAGLDGIHNKIDPGSPIDKNLYDLPPAEAKEVKSTPGSLDQALDALERDHAFLLRSDVFTADVIETWLDYKRKKEVDPIRLRPHPYEFHLYYDI from the coding sequence ATGTTTCCGAAGTGTGCGACAGCCGAAGATCTCGTGAAGGCGATCACGGACGAGAAAGTGCAGATGATCGATCTGCGATTCACCGATTTGCCGGGGGTGTGGCAACATTTTTCTGTCCCGCCGAGCGCGGCGAGCTTCGACGCCCTCAGCGAAGGGATTGGATTCGACGGCTCATCAATCCGCGGCTTTCAGGAAATCCAGGAAAGCGACATGCTGGTCGTCCCGGACCCGACCACGGCTTTCCTCGACCCGTATTCCCCTGCATCCACCCTGGTCTTGATCTGCAACATCCGCGACCCCGTAACCGGTCAATCCTATAGCCGCGACGCCCGCTATATCGCCCAGAAGGCCGAAACCCACCTGAAGGCCACGGGCCACGCCGATACCAGCTACTTCGGTCCGGAGGCGGAGTTCTTTGTGTTCGACAGCGTGCGCTACGCACAGGGCATCAATTACGCCTTCCACGAAATCGATTCCAGTGAAGGCAGCTGGAACACGGGCACAGAGGAAGCGCCCAATCTGGGACACAAGCCGCGCCCGAAAGAGGGATACTTTCCGGTTCCCCCCACCGACAGCATGCAGGCACTCCGCACCGAAATGGTGTTGACCATGGAGCAGCTGGGCATCCAGATCGAAGCCCATCACCATGAAGTCGCGACCGGCGGGCAGAACGAAATCGACATGAGCTTCGCCACGCTCACGCGCATGGCGGACAGTCTGATGATCTACAAATACGTGGTGAAGAACACTGCCCGCCGGAACGGCATGACCGCGACATTCATGCCAAAGCCGCTGTTCGAGGACAACGCATCCGGAATGCATGTTCATCAGTCGCTGTGGAAGGGCGAGACCAACCTGTTCTACGACAGGGGCGACTATGCCGAACTGAGCCAGCTCGCCCGCCACTATATCGGCGGCCTGTTAACCCATGCCTGGGCATTGTGTGGGCTTTGCGCCCCAACCACCAACTCCTATCGACGTCTGGTGCCGGGCTATGAGGCTCCGATCAACCTGGTCTATTCCCAACGCAACCGATCGGCCTGCTGCCGCATTCCGATGTATTCACCGAACCCGAAGGCCAAGCGCGTCGAATTTCGCTCGCCGGATCCCTCCTGCAATCCCTATCTGGCCTTTGCCGCGATGCTGATGGCAGGCCTCGACGGCATCCACAACAAGATCGACCCGGGCAGCCCAATCGACAAGAACCTCTACGACCTGCCACCCGCCGAGGCCAAGGAGGTGAAGTCGACGCCGGGGTCACTGGACCAGGCGCTGGATGCGCTCGAACGGGATCACGCGTTCCTGCTGCGGAGCGATGTCTTCACCGCGGACGTGATCGAAACCTGGCTCGACTACAAACGGAAGAAGGAGGTCGATCCCATCAGATTGCGACCTCATCCCTACGAATTCCATTTGTATTACGATATCTAG
- a CDS encoding HAD family phosphatase, whose protein sequence is MTTQLSPNSVDVLLFDIGRVVLDISFDRVMANWAGHAGCAPADLARRFVVDDSFKHHETGKVDDAAFFANLRRSLGIDLTDAQFLEGWNAIFTGEMPGIAPLLATAAKRMPLYAFSNTNPAHIAHFSVAYADVLRHFRNVFLSSAIGLRKPDAEAYDHVVRAIGVPASRILFFDDTAANIEGARARGLHAIHVTSTDDVARALTALGI, encoded by the coding sequence ATGACCACGCAACTCTCCCCCAATTCCGTCGACGTGCTGCTGTTCGATATCGGCCGCGTCGTGCTCGACATCAGCTTCGACAGGGTGATGGCGAACTGGGCGGGACACGCCGGCTGCGCGCCTGCCGATCTCGCACGGCGCTTCGTCGTCGACGACAGCTTCAAGCATCACGAGACCGGCAAGGTCGACGACGCGGCGTTCTTCGCGAACCTGCGCCGCTCGCTCGGCATCGACCTCACCGATGCGCAGTTCCTCGAGGGCTGGAACGCGATCTTCACCGGCGAGATGCCGGGTATCGCGCCGCTCCTGGCGACAGCCGCGAAGCGGATGCCGCTCTATGCCTTCTCGAACACCAACCCGGCCCACATCGCGCATTTCTCGGTCGCCTATGCCGATGTGCTCAGGCATTTTCGCAACGTGTTCCTGTCGTCGGCGATCGGCCTTCGAAAACCGGACGCCGAGGCCTATGATCATGTGGTAAGAGCGATCGGCGTGCCGGCGTCACGGATCCTGTTCTTCGACGACACAGCGGCCAATATCGAGGGTGCGCGGGCGCGCGGCCTACATGCCATCCATGTGACATCGACGGATGACGTGGCAAGGGCACTCACCGCACTTGGAATATGA